The following proteins are encoded in a genomic region of Arachis stenosperma cultivar V10309 chromosome 4, arast.V10309.gnm1.PFL2, whole genome shotgun sequence:
- the LOC130972919 gene encoding dihydroneopterin aldolase 1-like: METESLMRGDKLILRGLMFHGFHGVNPEERTLGQKFLVDIDAWMDLRAAGKSDNLSDSVKIRTRIAKSIKEVIEGPPHNLLESVAQKIASTTLTNHHQISAVRVLVGKPHVAVMGPVDYLGVEVHRFRSDVSN; this comes from the exons ATGGAAACTGAATCACTTATGAGGGGTGACAAACTCATTCTGAGGGGATTAATGTTCCATGGTTTTCATGGTGTGAATCCAGAAGAAAGAACACTTGGTCAGAAATTCTTGGTAGATATAGATGCTTGGATGGATCTTAGAGCTGCTGGTAAATCTGATAACTTGTCAGATTCAGTTAAAATCAGAACAAGAATTGCTAAATCCA TAAAGGAAGTTATTGAAGGGCCACCTCACAACCTTCTGGAATCAGTGGCTCAAAAGATTGCAAGCACAACTCTAACCAATCACCATCAGATATCTGCTGTTAGGGTTCTAGTTGGAAAACCCCATGTTGCAGTTATGGGTCCAGTTGATTACTTAGGAGTTGAGGTTCATAGGTTCAGAAGTGATGTATCTAACTAG